Proteins encoded by one window of Serratia nevei:
- a CDS encoding LysR family transcriptional regulator: MTRLSLDAIKIISTIKSTGSFSMAAEALHKTPSAISYRVSNIESKLCVKLFHRNGPMITLTDEGEFLLQEGSWILNAVQDLESRVRNIPKLDNNIRLAVDTFFPLETLTQDIRDYIQHCPNANISVQREALNGTWDALKNNRADLIIAIGQIPDSVQAKTLMLGKLNFVLCVSPSHPFAAQRKPVCKKQRLNDIVVVIADSSHELPKRNHGTLPLQRQLVVCDVESNLALLKRGIGHAFLPPALIEKELASGELVTVPVEMQKGDEMIWLAWHPASKGAGFSWWHERLTRKSDVYSLMGREVVRDGGYPWCHN, from the coding sequence ATGACTAGATTATCCCTGGACGCGATTAAAATAATCAGCACCATCAAGAGCACCGGCTCTTTCTCTATGGCGGCGGAGGCGCTGCATAAAACGCCTTCGGCGATCTCTTATCGGGTTTCCAATATTGAAAGCAAACTCTGCGTGAAACTTTTTCATCGCAATGGCCCCATGATTACCCTGACGGATGAAGGGGAATTTCTCCTGCAGGAGGGCAGCTGGATATTAAATGCGGTGCAGGATTTGGAAAGTCGGGTAAGAAACATCCCCAAGCTGGACAATAATATCCGCCTGGCGGTGGACACCTTCTTCCCGCTGGAGACCCTGACGCAGGATATCCGCGACTATATTCAGCATTGCCCGAACGCCAATATCTCGGTGCAGCGGGAAGCGCTGAACGGCACCTGGGATGCGCTGAAGAACAACCGGGCGGACCTGATCATCGCCATCGGCCAAATTCCCGACAGCGTACAGGCCAAAACCCTGATGCTCGGCAAGCTCAACTTCGTGCTGTGTGTGTCGCCTTCGCACCCGTTCGCGGCGCAGAGAAAGCCGGTGTGCAAGAAGCAGCGCTTGAACGACATCGTGGTGGTGATCGCCGACAGCAGCCATGAACTGCCTAAACGCAATCACGGCACGCTGCCTCTGCAGCGCCAGCTGGTGGTGTGCGACGTGGAAAGCAACCTGGCGCTGCTCAAACGCGGCATCGGCCACGCTTTTCTGCCGCCTGCGCTGATCGAAAAGGAATTGGCCAGCGGCGAACTGGTGACGGTGCCGGTGGAGATGCAAAAGGGCGACGAAATGATTTGGCTGGCGTGGCATCCGGCCAGCAAGGGCGCCGGGTTTAGCTGGTGGCATGAGCGGCTGACGCGCAAAAGCGATGTTTACAGCCTGATGGGCCGGGAAGTGGTGCGGGATGGCGGCTATCCTTGGTGCCACAACTGA
- a CDS encoding M15 family metallopeptidase, giving the protein MLNDIEDIRFTARSEENLRGVHPDLVRVIRLALRYSLVPFSVSEGLRSMARQREMVRAGSSQTLRSRHLTGHAVDVVAMPAGVVSWEWDYYAQIAVAVRRAARECGINVEWGGEWKTLKDGPHFQLPFRDYPA; this is encoded by the coding sequence ATGTTAAATGACATCGAAGATATTCGTTTTACCGCCCGCAGCGAAGAGAACCTGCGCGGCGTACACCCGGATCTGGTGCGCGTTATTCGTTTGGCGCTGCGTTATTCGCTGGTGCCGTTCTCCGTCAGTGAGGGGCTGCGCAGCATGGCGCGCCAGCGGGAAATGGTGCGCGCCGGCAGCAGCCAGACATTACGCAGCCGCCATCTGACCGGCCACGCGGTGGACGTGGTGGCGATGCCGGCGGGCGTGGTCTCCTGGGAGTGGGATTACTACGCGCAGATTGCGGTGGCGGTGCGGCGCGCGGCGCGTGAATGCGGCATCAACGTTGAATGGGGCGGCGAGTGGAAAACCCTCAAGGATGGCCCGCACTTCCAACTGCCTTTCCGGGACTATCCGGCATGA
- the nudK gene encoding GDP-mannose pyrophosphatase NudK codes for MSSKIENVKKELLSDNWYVLHKYTFDLKRKNGGSVQQVREVYDRGNGATILLYNRAKGTVVLTNQFRMPTYVNGNESGMLLEACAGLLDADSPEQCARREAVEETGFQVSEVKKIFEAYMSPGGVTEIVHFFIAEYHDDERRAAGGGIEDEDIEVIELPFSEAVAMIADGRIKDGKTIMLLQYLQIHRVMA; via the coding sequence ATGTCGTCGAAAATTGAGAATGTGAAGAAAGAGCTGCTGTCGGACAACTGGTATGTGCTGCACAAGTACACGTTCGATCTGAAACGCAAAAACGGCGGTTCGGTGCAACAGGTGCGTGAGGTCTACGATCGCGGCAACGGCGCCACCATTTTGCTGTACAACCGCGCCAAGGGCACGGTGGTGCTGACCAACCAGTTCCGCATGCCGACCTATGTCAACGGCAACGAAAGCGGCATGTTGCTCGAGGCCTGCGCCGGCCTGCTGGACGCCGATTCGCCGGAGCAGTGCGCGCGCCGCGAAGCGGTGGAGGAAACCGGCTTCCAGGTGAGCGAGGTCAAGAAAATCTTCGAAGCCTACATGTCGCCGGGCGGCGTGACCGAGATCGTGCACTTCTTTATCGCCGAATACCATGACGATGAGCGGCGCGCGGCCGGCGGCGGCATTGAAGATGAAGATATCGAAGTGATCGAACTGCCGTTCAGCGAAGCGGTGGCGATGATCGCCGACGGCCGCATTAAAGACGGCAAGACCATCATGCTGCTGCAATATTTGCAGATTCATCGGGTGATGGCATAA
- a CDS encoding DUF2570 family protein, producing the protein MSGWLQKLMQGGLLLLLLAAICLGGYSSLLSHQLASARQQAAELQKSLAQQAGLIATLQTQDAQNRALMAAQQRQERQLRQQHEAYQRKYREAIKNDPCAAQPLPGAVLELLRPAAGAAGRAAVAP; encoded by the coding sequence ATGAGCGGTTGGCTGCAAAAACTGATGCAGGGCGGCTTGCTGCTGCTGTTGCTGGCGGCTATCTGCCTGGGTGGCTACAGCTCGCTGCTGTCGCACCAGTTGGCGTCTGCGCGGCAACAGGCGGCAGAGCTGCAGAAAAGCCTGGCGCAGCAGGCCGGGCTAATCGCCACCCTGCAGACTCAGGATGCGCAAAACCGTGCGCTGATGGCGGCGCAGCAGCGGCAGGAACGGCAGCTGCGCCAACAACACGAGGCTTATCAGAGGAAATACCGTGAAGCGATTAAAAACGATCCCTGTGCCGCTCAGCCTCTGCCTGGCGCTGTGCTTGAGCTCCTGCGCCCGGCCGCCGGCGCCGCAGGCCGTGCCGCTGTTGCCCCCTGA
- a CDS encoding lytic polysaccharide monooxygenase: MNKTSRTLLSLGLLSAAMFGVSQQANAHGYVESPASRAYQCKLQLNTQCGSVQYEPQSVEGLKGFPQAGPADGHIASADKSTFFELDQQTPTRWNKLNLKTGPNSFTWKLTARHSTTSWRYFITKPNWDASQPLTRASFDLTPFCQFNDGGAIPAAQVTHQCNIPADRSGSHVILAVWDIADTANAFYQAIDVNLSK; the protein is encoded by the coding sequence ATGAACAAAACTTCCCGTACCCTGCTTTCTCTGGGCCTGCTGAGCGCGGCCATGTTCGGCGTTTCGCAACAGGCGAATGCCCACGGTTACGTCGAATCGCCGGCCAGCCGTGCCTATCAGTGCAAACTGCAGCTCAACACCCAGTGCGGCAGCGTGCAGTATGAACCGCAGAGCGTCGAAGGCCTGAAAGGCTTCCCGCAGGCCGGCCCGGCTGACGGCCATATCGCCAGCGCCGACAAGTCCACCTTCTTCGAACTGGATCAGCAAACGCCGACGCGCTGGAACAAGCTCAACCTGAAAACCGGCCCAAACTCCTTTACCTGGAAGCTGACCGCGCGTCACAGCACCACCAGTTGGCGCTATTTCATCACCAAACCGAACTGGGACGCTTCCCAGCCGCTGACCCGCGCCTCCTTTGACCTGACGCCGTTCTGCCAGTTCAACGACGGCGGCGCCATCCCAGCCGCACAGGTAACCCACCAGTGCAATATACCGGCAGACCGCAGCGGTTCGCACGTGATCCTTGCCGTGTGGGATATAGCCGACACCGCCAACGCCTTCTACCAGGCGATCGATGTCAACCTGAGCAAATAA
- the tal gene encoding transaldolase, which translates to MNQLDALKQLTTVVADSGDIESIRQFEPQDATTNPSLILKAAALPQYKALIAEALDYARRQGGSKETQLINASDKLAVNIGVEILKSVPGRISTEVDARLSFDRGMCVAKARKLIAMYQEQGIDKSRILIKLASTWEGIKAAEELEKEGINTNLTLLFSFAQARACAEAGVYLISPFVGRIYDWYQAKQPAADYDADQDPGVKSVRTIYEYYKRHRYQTVIMGASFRKVEQILALAGCDRLTIAPNLLEQLKNSDQPVERKLTPSTEGFHQPAPLAEAEFRWLHNQDAMAVEKLAEGIRLFAVDQQKLEDMLVAQL; encoded by the coding sequence ATGAATCAATTAGACGCACTCAAGCAGTTGACCACGGTGGTCGCCGACAGCGGCGATATCGAATCCATCCGCCAGTTCGAACCCCAGGACGCCACCACCAACCCTTCGCTGATCCTGAAAGCCGCCGCGCTGCCGCAGTACAAGGCGCTGATCGCCGAAGCGCTGGATTACGCCCGTCGTCAGGGCGGCAGCAAGGAAACCCAACTGATCAACGCCAGCGATAAGCTGGCGGTCAATATCGGCGTCGAGATCCTCAAAAGCGTGCCGGGCCGCATCTCCACCGAAGTGGACGCCCGCCTGTCGTTCGATCGCGGCATGTGCGTCGCCAAAGCGCGCAAGCTGATCGCCATGTATCAGGAACAGGGCATCGACAAATCGCGCATCCTGATCAAACTGGCTTCCACCTGGGAAGGCATCAAAGCCGCCGAAGAGCTGGAAAAAGAAGGCATCAACACCAACCTGACGCTGCTGTTCTCCTTCGCCCAGGCCCGCGCCTGCGCCGAAGCCGGCGTGTATCTGATCTCGCCGTTCGTCGGCCGCATCTATGACTGGTACCAGGCCAAACAGCCTGCCGCCGACTACGATGCCGATCAGGATCCGGGCGTGAAGTCGGTGCGTACCATCTATGAATACTACAAGCGTCATCGTTACCAGACGGTGATCATGGGCGCCAGCTTCCGTAAGGTTGAGCAGATTTTGGCGCTGGCCGGCTGCGATCGCCTGACCATCGCGCCGAACCTGCTTGAACAGCTGAAAAACAGCGACCAGCCGGTCGAGCGCAAGCTGACCCCGTCTACCGAGGGCTTCCACCAACCTGCCCCGCTGGCCGAAGCGGAATTCCGCTGGCTGCACAATCAGGACGCCATGGCGGTGGAAAAACTCGCCGAAGGCATTCGCCTGTTCGCCGTCGACCAGCAGAAGCTGGAAGACATGTTGGTCGCTCAACTGTAA
- a CDS encoding glycosyl hydrolase family 18 protein produces MSTRKAVIGYYFIPTNQINNYTESDTSVVPFPVSNITPAKAKQLTHINFSFLDINSNLECAWDPATNDAKARDVVNRLTALKAHNPSLRIMFSIGGWYYSNDLGVSHANYVNAVKTPASRTKFAQSCVRIMKDYGFDGVDIDWEYPQASEVEGFIAALQEIRTLLNQQTVADGRQALPYQLTIAGAGGAFFLSRYYSKLAQIVAPLDYINLMTYDLAGPWEKITNHQAALFGDAAGPTFYNALREANLGWSWEELTRAFPSPFSLTVDAAVQQHLMMEGVPSAKIVMGVPFYGRAFKGVSGSNGGQYSSHSTPGEDPYPSTDYWLVGCEECVRDKDPRIASYRQLEQMLQGNYGYQRLWNDKTKTPYLYHAQNGLFVTYDDAESFKYKAKYIKQQQLGGVMFWHLGQDNRNGDLLAALDRYFNAADYDDSQLDMGTGLRYTGVGPGNLPIMTAPAYVPGTIYAQGALVSYQGYVWQTKWGYITSAPGSDSAWLKVGRVA; encoded by the coding sequence ATGTCCACACGCAAAGCCGTTATTGGGTATTATTTTATTCCAACCAACCAAATCAATAATTACACCGAGTCCGATACGTCCGTCGTGCCGTTCCCGGTTTCCAACATCACGCCGGCCAAAGCCAAACAGCTGACGCACATCAACTTCTCGTTCCTGGACATCAACAGCAATCTGGAATGCGCCTGGGATCCGGCCACCAACGACGCCAAGGCGCGTGATGTGGTCAATCGCCTGACCGCGCTCAAAGCGCACAACCCCAGCCTGCGCATCATGTTCTCCATCGGCGGCTGGTACTACTCCAACGATCTGGGCGTGTCGCACGCCAACTACGTCAACGCGGTGAAAACCCCGGCGTCGCGCACCAAGTTTGCCCAATCCTGCGTGCGCATCATGAAGGATTACGGCTTCGACGGCGTGGACATCGACTGGGAGTACCCGCAGGCCTCAGAAGTGGAGGGTTTCATCGCCGCGCTGCAAGAGATCCGCACCCTGCTGAATCAGCAAACCGTCGCCGACGGCCGCCAGGCGCTGCCGTATCAGTTGACCATCGCCGGCGCCGGCGGCGCCTTCTTCCTGTCGCGCTATTACAGCAAGCTGGCGCAGATCGTCGCGCCGCTCGATTACATCAACCTGATGACCTACGATCTGGCCGGCCCCTGGGAGAAGATCACCAACCACCAGGCGGCGCTGTTCGGCGACGCGGCCGGGCCGACCTTCTACAACGCGCTGCGCGAAGCCAATCTGGGCTGGAGCTGGGAAGAGCTGACCCGCGCCTTCCCCAGCCCGTTCAGCCTGACGGTCGACGCCGCGGTGCAGCAACACCTGATGATGGAAGGCGTGCCGAGCGCCAAGATCGTGATGGGCGTTCCCTTCTACGGCCGCGCCTTCAAAGGCGTCAGCGGCAGCAACGGCGGCCAGTACAGCAGCCACAGCACGCCGGGCGAAGATCCGTATCCGAGCACCGACTACTGGCTGGTGGGCTGCGAAGAGTGCGTGCGCGACAAAGATCCGCGCATCGCCTCCTATCGCCAGCTGGAACAGATGCTGCAGGGCAACTACGGCTATCAGCGGTTGTGGAACGACAAGACCAAAACCCCTTACCTGTATCATGCGCAGAACGGGCTGTTCGTCACCTATGACGATGCCGAAAGCTTCAAATACAAAGCGAAGTACATCAAGCAGCAGCAGCTGGGCGGCGTGATGTTCTGGCATCTGGGGCAAGACAACCGCAACGGCGATCTGCTGGCCGCGCTGGATCGCTATTTCAACGCCGCGGACTACGACGACAGCCAGTTGGATATGGGCACCGGCCTGCGCTACACCGGCGTCGGCCCCGGCAACCTGCCGATCATGACCGCGCCGGCCTACGTGCCGGGCACCATTTACGCGCAGGGCGCGCTGGTGTCCTATCAGGGTTACGTCTGGCAGACCAAGTGGGGCTATATCACCTCGGCGCCCGGCTCCGACAGCGCCTGGCTGAAGGTAGGCCGCGTGGCGTAA
- the maeB gene encoding NADP-dependent oxaloacetate-decarboxylating malate dehydrogenase, with amino-acid sequence MDEQLKQSALDFHQFPVPGKIQVSPTKPLATQRDLALAYSPGVAAPCLEIAEDPLAAYKYTARGNLVAVISNGTAVLGLGNIGALAGKPVMEGKGVLFKKFSGIDVFDIEVDEHNPDKLIDIIAALEPTFGGINLEDIKAPECFYIEQKLRERMKIPVFHDDQHGTAIITTAAVLNGLRVVKKNISDVRLVVSGAGAASIACLNLLVALGLRQQNITVCDSKGVIYKGRDANMEQTKAAYAIEDNGQRTLGDAIPNADIFLGCSGPGVLTQDMVKTMARDPLIMALANPEPEILPPLAKAVRPDAIICTGRSDYPNQVNNVLCFPFIFRGALDVGATTINEEMKLACVHAIADLALAEQSDVVASAYDDQDLSFGPEYIIPKPFDPRLIVKIAPAVAKAAMESGVATRPIEDFDAYVEKLAEFVYKTNLFMKPIFSQARKEVKRVVLAEGEEERVLHATQELVSQGLAFPILVGRPSVIEMRLKKLGLQLTPGKDFEVVNNESDPRFNEYWGEYYQIMKRRGVSQEQARRAVIGNPTLIAAIMLHRGEADAMICGTIGSYHEHYDVVKNVFGFREGAHVAGAMNALLLPSGNTFIADTYVNDDPTPEQLAEITLMAAETVRRFGIEPKVALLSHSSFGSSDCPAARKMRKTLELVNELAPELEIDGEMHGDAALVESIRHDLMPDSPLKGSANLLIMPNMEAARISYNLLRVSCSEGVTVGPVLMGVAKPVHILTPIASVRRIVNMVALAVVEAQTEPL; translated from the coding sequence ATGGACGAACAACTCAAACAGAGTGCCCTTGATTTCCATCAGTTTCCTGTCCCAGGGAAGATCCAGGTTTCCCCCACCAAACCGTTGGCGACCCAGCGCGATCTGGCGCTGGCCTATTCGCCGGGCGTCGCCGCGCCTTGCCTCGAGATCGCCGAAGATCCGTTGGCAGCCTACAAATACACCGCGCGCGGCAACCTGGTGGCGGTGATTTCCAACGGCACGGCGGTACTGGGTCTGGGCAATATCGGCGCGTTGGCCGGTAAGCCGGTGATGGAAGGCAAGGGCGTTTTGTTCAAGAAGTTTTCCGGTATTGATGTGTTTGATATCGAAGTGGATGAGCATAACCCTGACAAGTTAATCGACATTATCGCCGCGCTGGAACCGACCTTCGGCGGCATCAACCTGGAAGACATCAAGGCGCCGGAGTGTTTCTACATCGAACAGAAACTGCGCGAGCGCATGAAGATCCCGGTGTTCCACGACGACCAGCACGGCACGGCGATCATCACCACTGCGGCGGTGCTCAACGGCCTGCGCGTGGTGAAGAAGAATATCTCCGACGTACGCCTGGTGGTGTCCGGCGCCGGCGCGGCCTCCATCGCCTGCCTGAACCTGCTGGTGGCGCTGGGGCTGCGGCAACAGAACATCACCGTTTGCGACTCCAAGGGCGTCATCTATAAAGGCCGCGACGCCAATATGGAGCAGACCAAAGCCGCCTACGCCATCGAGGATAACGGCCAGCGCACGCTGGGCGACGCCATCCCGAATGCCGACATCTTCCTCGGCTGCTCCGGCCCGGGCGTTCTGACGCAGGATATGGTGAAAACCATGGCGCGCGATCCGCTGATCATGGCGCTGGCCAACCCGGAACCGGAAATTTTACCGCCGCTGGCCAAAGCGGTGCGCCCGGACGCCATCATCTGCACCGGCCGCTCCGATTACCCGAATCAGGTGAACAACGTCCTGTGTTTCCCGTTCATTTTCCGCGGCGCGCTGGACGTGGGCGCCACCACCATCAACGAAGAGATGAAGCTGGCCTGCGTGCATGCCATCGCCGATCTGGCGCTGGCGGAGCAGAGCGACGTGGTGGCTTCCGCCTATGACGACCAGGATCTCTCCTTCGGGCCGGAATACATCATTCCGAAACCGTTCGATCCGCGTCTGATCGTCAAGATCGCGCCGGCGGTCGCCAAGGCGGCGATGGAGTCCGGCGTAGCGACGCGCCCGATCGAAGACTTCGACGCCTACGTCGAGAAGCTGGCGGAGTTCGTCTACAAAACCAACCTGTTCATGAAGCCGATCTTCTCGCAGGCGCGCAAAGAGGTGAAGCGGGTGGTGCTGGCGGAAGGCGAGGAAGAGCGCGTGCTGCACGCCACGCAGGAGCTGGTGTCGCAGGGGCTGGCCTTCCCGATCCTGGTCGGCCGCCCGAGCGTGATCGAGATGCGCCTGAAAAAATTGGGCCTGCAGCTGACGCCGGGCAAAGATTTCGAAGTGGTGAACAACGAGTCGGATCCGCGCTTTAACGAATACTGGGGCGAGTACTACCAGATTATGAAGCGTCGCGGCGTCTCGCAGGAACAGGCGCGCCGTGCGGTGATCGGTAACCCGACGCTGATCGCCGCCATCATGCTGCACCGCGGCGAAGCGGATGCGATGATCTGCGGCACCATCGGCAGCTACCATGAGCATTACGACGTGGTGAAGAACGTGTTCGGCTTCCGTGAAGGCGCGCACGTCGCCGGCGCGATGAACGCGCTGCTGCTGCCAAGCGGCAACACCTTTATCGCCGACACCTACGTCAACGACGATCCGACGCCGGAACAGCTGGCGGAGATCACCCTGATGGCGGCGGAAACCGTGCGCCGCTTTGGTATCGAGCCGAAGGTGGCGCTGCTGTCTCACTCCAGCTTCGGCTCTTCCGACTGCCCGGCGGCGCGCAAGATGCGCAAAACGCTGGAGCTGGTGAACGAGCTGGCGCCGGAGCTGGAGATCGACGGCGAAATGCACGGTGACGCCGCATTGGTGGAAAGCATCCGTCACGATCTGATGCCGGACAGCCCGCTGAAAGGCTCGGCCAACCTGCTGATCATGCCGAACATGGAAGCGGCGCGCATCAGCTACAACCTGCTGCGCGTCTCCTGCTCGGAAGGGGTGACCGTCGGGCCGGTGCTGATGGGGGTCGCCAAGCCGGTGCACATCCTGACGCCGATCGCCTCGGTGCGCCGCATCGTCAACATGGTGGCGCTGGCGGTGGTAGAAGCCCAGACCGAACCGCTGTAA
- a CDS encoding phage holin, lambda family, whose amino-acid sequence MSSIEPDAVGLIVQRVCEYLQPVLNAILAGVMALLHGAYRNVGIRRRLLNAAMCALLAWTVRDALALMGLELKWANLASVLIGFMGADYINALIKKFIGKKTGFKNVK is encoded by the coding sequence ATGTCCAGCATAGAGCCTGACGCTGTTGGCTTAATAGTCCAGCGAGTATGTGAATATCTTCAGCCGGTATTAAACGCCATTTTGGCCGGCGTAATGGCGTTATTGCACGGCGCCTATCGCAACGTGGGTATTCGGCGGCGTTTATTGAATGCGGCGATGTGTGCGTTATTGGCCTGGACGGTGCGCGATGCGCTGGCGCTGATGGGCCTGGAATTAAAGTGGGCGAATTTAGCCAGCGTGCTGATTGGCTTTATGGGGGCGGATTACATCAACGCCTTAATTAAGAAATTCATTGGCAAAAAAACGGGGTTTAAAAATGTTAAATGA
- the tkt gene encoding transketolase: protein MSSRKELANAIRALSMDAVQKANSGHPGAPMGMADIAEVLWRDYLNHNPTNPHWADRDRFVLSNGHGSMLIYSLLHLTGYDLPMRELENFRQLHSKTPGHPEYGYTPGVETTTGPLGQGIANAVGFAIAERTLAAQFNRPGHDIVDHHTYAFMGDGCMMEGISHEVCSLAGTLKLGKLTAFYDDNGISIDGHVDGWFTDDTALRFEAYGWHVVRNVDGHNPDAIKAAIEEARKVTDKPSLLMCKTVIGFGSPNKAGTHDVHGAALGAAEVAATREALGWKYAAFEIPQDIYAQWDAKEAGQAKEAAWNDKFAAYAKAFPEQAAEFKRRMNGELPADWKADAKAFVEKLQANPANIASRKASQNALEAFGKVLPEFLGGSADLAPSNLTMWSGSKALNVDPAGNYIHYGVREFGMTAITNGIALHGGFLPYSATFLMFVEYARNAVRMAALMKLRNVFVYTHDSIGLGEDGPTHQPVEQLASLRVTPNMSTWRPCDQVESAVAWQYGIERNDGPTTLVFSRQNLTQQPRTAEQLANVYRGGYVLKDCAGTPDVILIATGSEVGITVEAADKLTAAGRKVRVVSMPSTDAFDKQDAAYRESVLPAAVTARVAVEAGIADYWYKYVGLNGAIVGMTTFGESAPAEQLFAEFGFTVDNVVAKAQALLK, encoded by the coding sequence ATGTCTTCTCGTAAAGAGCTTGCCAACGCCATCCGCGCACTCAGCATGGACGCCGTACAAAAAGCAAATTCCGGCCACCCGGGTGCCCCTATGGGCATGGCGGACATCGCCGAAGTCCTGTGGCGTGACTACCTCAACCACAACCCGACTAACCCGCACTGGGCTGACCGCGACCGTTTCGTGCTCTCCAACGGCCACGGCTCCATGTTGATTTACAGCCTCCTGCACCTCACCGGCTACGACCTGCCGATGCGCGAGCTGGAAAACTTCCGTCAGCTGCACTCCAAAACCCCAGGGCACCCGGAGTACGGCTACACCCCAGGCGTTGAAACCACCACCGGCCCGCTGGGCCAGGGCATCGCCAACGCCGTCGGCTTCGCCATCGCCGAACGCACCCTGGCGGCGCAGTTCAACCGCCCGGGCCACGACATCGTTGACCACCACACCTACGCCTTCATGGGCGACGGCTGCATGATGGAAGGCATCTCGCACGAAGTCTGCTCTCTGGCCGGTACCCTCAAGCTCGGCAAGCTGACCGCTTTCTACGATGACAACGGCATCTCCATCGACGGCCACGTCGACGGCTGGTTCACCGACGACACCGCCCTGCGTTTCGAAGCCTACGGCTGGCACGTGGTGCGCAACGTTGACGGCCACAACCCGGACGCCATCAAGGCCGCGATTGAAGAAGCCCGCAAGGTGACCGACAAGCCGTCGCTGCTGATGTGCAAGACCGTTATCGGCTTCGGTTCGCCGAACAAGGCCGGCACCCATGACGTGCACGGCGCCGCGCTGGGCGCCGCCGAAGTGGCCGCCACCCGCGAAGCGCTGGGCTGGAAATACGCCGCCTTTGAAATCCCGCAGGACATCTACGCCCAGTGGGACGCCAAGGAAGCCGGTCAGGCCAAAGAAGCGGCCTGGAACGACAAGTTCGCCGCCTACGCCAAGGCCTTCCCGGAGCAGGCTGCCGAGTTCAAGCGCCGCATGAACGGCGAGCTGCCGGCCGACTGGAAAGCCGACGCCAAGGCGTTTGTGGAAAAACTGCAGGCCAACCCGGCCAACATCGCCAGCCGCAAGGCATCGCAGAACGCGCTGGAAGCGTTCGGCAAGGTGCTGCCGGAGTTCCTGGGCGGCTCTGCCGACCTGGCGCCGAGCAACCTGACCATGTGGTCCGGCTCGAAAGCGCTGAACGTTGACCCGGCGGGCAACTACATTCATTACGGCGTGCGCGAGTTCGGCATGACCGCCATCACCAACGGCATCGCGCTGCACGGCGGCTTCCTGCCGTACTCGGCGACCTTCCTGATGTTCGTGGAATACGCCCGCAACGCGGTGCGCATGGCGGCGCTGATGAAGCTGCGCAACGTGTTCGTCTACACCCACGACTCCATCGGTCTGGGCGAAGACGGCCCGACCCACCAGCCGGTGGAGCAGCTGGCGAGCCTGCGCGTGACCCCGAACATGAGCACCTGGCGCCCGTGCGACCAGGTGGAGTCGGCGGTGGCGTGGCAGTACGGCATCGAGCGCAACGACGGCCCGACCACCCTGGTGTTCTCGCGTCAGAACCTGACCCAGCAGCCGCGCACCGCAGAGCAGCTGGCGAACGTGTACCGCGGCGGCTACGTGCTGAAAGACTGCGCGGGCACGCCGGACGTCATCCTGATTGCCACCGGCTCCGAAGTGGGCATCACGGTGGAAGCGGCGGACAAGCTGACCGCGGCGGGCCGCAAGGTGCGCGTGGTGTCGATGCCGTCGACCGACGCGTTCGACAAGCAGGATGCGGCGTACCGCGAGTCGGTGTTGCCGGCGGCGGTAACGGCGCGCGTGGCGGTGGAAGCGGGTATTGCGGACTACTGGTACAAGTACGTGGGCCTGAACGGCGCCATCGTGGGCATGACCACCTTCGGTGAGTCGGCGCCGGCGGAGCAGCTGTTCGCCGAGTTCGGCTTCACCGTGGACAACGTGGTGGCCAAGGCGCAGGCGCTGCTGAAGTAA